The Cyprinus carpio isolate SPL01 chromosome A19, ASM1834038v1, whole genome shotgun sequence genome has a segment encoding these proteins:
- the LOC109111881 gene encoding protein argonaute-3-like isoform X1: protein MEIGTTGAVGGAPLFSVPRRPGYGTMGKPIKLLANCFQVDIPKMDVYLYEVDIKPEKCPRRVNREVVNSMVQHFKVTIFGDRRPVYDGKKSLYTAQPLPVATAGVDLDVTLPGEGGKDRLFKVTIKFVSLVSWHLLHEVLTGRSTPDPLNLDKPISTNPVHAVDVVMRHLPSMRYTPVGRSFFSSPEGYDHPLGGGREVWFGFHQSVRPAMWKMMLNIDVSATAFYKAQPVIQFMCEVLDIHNIDEQPRPLTDSHRVKFTKEIKGLKVEVTHCGTMRRKYRVCNVTRRPASHQTFPLQLENGHTVERTVAQYFREKYNLQLKYPHLPCLQVGQEQKHTYLPLEVCNIVAGQRCIKKLTDNQTSTMIKATARSAPDRQEEISRLVRSANYNSDPFVQEFQFRVRDEMAEVTGRVLPAPMLQYGGRVSSEQFMNRTVATPSHGVWDMRGKQFHTGVEIKMWAIACFATQRQCREEVLKGFTDQLRKISKDAGMPIQGQPCFCKYAQGADNVEPMFRHLKNTYAGLQLIIVILPGKTPVYAEVKRVGDTLLGMATQCVQVKNVVKTSPQTLSNLCLKINVKLGGINNILVPHQRPSVFQQPVIFLGADVTHPPAGDSKKPSIAAVVGSMDAHPSRYCATVRVQRPRQEVIQDLASMVRELLIQFYKSTHYKPTRIIFYRDGVSEGQFRQVLYYELLAIREACISLEKEYQPGITYIVVQKRHHTRLFCADHTERVGRSGNIPAGTTVDTDITHPYEFDFYLCSHAGIQGTSRPSHYHVLWDDNCFTADEFQLLTYQLCHTYVRCTRSVSIPAPAYYAHLVAFRARYHLVDKEHDSAEGSHVSGQSNGREPQALAKAVQIHHDTLRTMYFA, encoded by the exons GAGCCGTTGGGGGTGCGCCCCTGTTCTCCGTACCTCGGAGGCCAGGCTATGGCACCATGGGGAAGCCCATCAAGCTGCTGGCCAACTGTTTCCAGGTGGACATCCCCAAAATGGATGTCTACCTGTACGAGGTGGACATCAAGCCTGAAAAGTGCCCACGTCGTGTTAACAG GGAGGTGGTGAATTCCATGGTGCAGCACTTTAAGGTGACAATCTTTGGGGACAGAAGACCAGTCTATGATGGCAAGAAAAGCCTCTACACCGCCCAACCGTTACCAGTGGCCACAGCGGGG GTGGACTTGGATGTGACCTTGCCAGGTGAAGGTGGGAAGGACAGGCTGTTCAAAGTCACCATTAAGTTTGTGTCACTGGTCAGTTGGCATTTGCTGCATGAGGTCCTGACTGGGCGGAGCACACCTGATCCTCTGAACCTGGATAAGCCAATCAGCACCAATCCTGTACACGCTGTTGATGTTGTTATGCGCCATCTGCCTTCTATGAG GTACACTCCAGTGGGACGATCTTTTTTCTCATCCCCCGAGGGCTATGATCACCCACTGGGTGGGGGGAGGGAGGTGTGGTTTGGTTTCCACCAATCAGTGCGACCAGCTATGTGGAAGATGATGTTGAACATTGATG TGTCTGCTACTGCATTCTACAAAGCTCAGCCTGTGATTCAGTTCATGTGTGAGGTTTTGGATATCCACAACATCGATGAGCAGCCTCGACCTCTTACTGATTCCCATAGAGTCAAATTCACCAAAGAAATCAAAG GTCTAAAGGTGGAGGTCACCCACTGTGGCACCATGCGGAGGAAGTACAGGGTATGTAATGTTACTCGACGACCAGCAAGCCACCAGAC GTTTCCTTTACAGTTGGAAAATGGACACACCGTGGAGAGAACAGTGGCACAATACTTCAGGGAAAAGTACAACTTACAGCTCAAGTATCCCCATCTGCCCTGCCTGCAAGTGGGGCAGGAGCAGAAACACACATACCTGCCTTTGGAG GTGTGCAACATTGTGGCAGGCCAGCGctgcattaaaaaattaacagaCAACCAAACCTCCACCATGATCAAAGCCACAGCCCGCTCAGCACCGGACAGACAAGAGGAGATCAGCAGACTG GTGCGCAGTGCCAACTACAACTCGGACCCCTTTGTGCAGGAGTTCCAGTTCCGTGTGCGGGATGAGATGGCGGAGGTGACGGGTCGTGTCCTGCCCGCCCCTATGCTGCAATATGGCGGCAGGGTGAGCTCTGAACAATTTATG AATCGTACAGTGGCCACCCCAAGTCATGGTGTGTGGGATATGAGAGGCAAGCAGTTTCATACTGGTGTGGAGATCAAGATGTGGGCCATTGCTTGCTTTGCCACTCAGAGACAATGCAGAGAGGAAGTCCTCAA GGGCTTTACAGACCAGCTGCGGAAGATTTCTAAGGATGCAGGGATGCCCATACAGGGCCAGCCATGTTTTTGCAAATACGCTCAGGGAGCAGATAATGTGGAGCCCATGTTCCGCCACCTGAAAAACACCTATGCTGGCCTCCAGCTCATCATCGTCATATTGCCTGGGAAAACTCCTGTCTACG CGGAAGTGAAACGTGTTGGAGACACTCTTCTGGGAATGGCCACTCAGTGCGTTCAGGTGAAGAACGTGGTGAAAACCTCCCCTCAGACCCTCTCCAACCTCTGTCTCAAGATCAACGTCAAACTGGGTGGCATCAACAATATACTGGTACCCCATCAGCG CCCATCTGTGTTCCAGCAGCCTGTTATTTTTCTGGGAGCTGATGTCACTCATCCACCCGCAGGAGACAGCAAGAAACCCTCCATTGCAGct GTGGTGGGCAGCATGGACGCTCACCCCAGCAGGTACTGCGCTACCGTCCGTGTCCAGAGGCCCAGACAGGAGGTGATTCAGGACCTGGCATCCATGGTGCGAGAGCTGCTCATTCAGTTCTACAAGTCCACCCACTACAAACCCACCAGAATCATCTTTTACAGGGACGGTGTGTCTGAGGGACAGTTCAGACAG GTGCTGTACTACGAGTTGCTGGCAATACGTGAAGCTTGTATCAGCCTTGAGAAGGAATATCAACCGGGAATTACCTACATCGTCGTACAGAAACGTCACCACACTCGCCTCTTCTGCGCTGACCACACTGAGAGG gtGGGCCGCAGTGGTAATATACCAGCAGGTACCACAGTGGACACTGATATCACCCATCCTTATGAATTTGACTTTTATCTGTGCAGCCATGCTGGAATACAG GGTACAAGCCGACCATCACACTACCATGTGCTATGGGACGACAACTGCTTTACAGCCGATGAATTCCAGCTCTTGACCTACCAGCTATGCCACACATATGTACGCTGTACCCGCTCCGTTTCCATCCCTGCGCCTGCCTACTATGCCCACCTAGTGGCCTTTAGAGCCCGCTACCATTTAGTGGATAAAGAGCACGACAG TGCGGAAGGCAGCCATGTATCAGGCCAGAGTAATGGCCGAGAACCCCAGGCCCTGGCCAAAGCTGTGCAGATCCATCACGACACTCTGAGGACCATGTACTTTGCTTAG
- the LOC109111881 gene encoding protein argonaute-3-like isoform X2, with translation MEIGTTGAVGGAPLFSVPRRPGYGTMGKPIKLLANCFQVDIPKMDVYLYEVDIKPEKCPRRVNREVVNSMVQHFKVTIFGDRRPVYDGKKSLYTAQPLPVATAGVDLDVTLPGEGGKDRLFKVTIKFVSLVSWHLLHEVLTGRSTPDPLNLDKPISTNPVHAVDVVMRHLPSMRYTPVGRSFFSSPEGYDHPLGGGREVWFGFHQSVRPAMWKMMLNIDVSATAFYKAQPVIQFMCEVLDIHNIDEQPRPLTDSHRVKFTKEIKGLKVEVTHCGTMRRKYRVCNVTRRPASHQTFPLQLENGHTVERTVAQYFREKYNLQLKYPHLPCLQVGQEQKHTYLPLEVCNIVAGQRCIKKLTDNQTSTMIKATARSAPDRQEEISRLVRSANYNSDPFVQEFQFRVRDEMAEVTGRVLPAPMLQYGGRNRTVATPSHGVWDMRGKQFHTGVEIKMWAIACFATQRQCREEVLKGFTDQLRKISKDAGMPIQGQPCFCKYAQGADNVEPMFRHLKNTYAGLQLIIVILPGKTPVYAEVKRVGDTLLGMATQCVQVKNVVKTSPQTLSNLCLKINVKLGGINNILVPHQRPSVFQQPVIFLGADVTHPPAGDSKKPSIAAVVGSMDAHPSRYCATVRVQRPRQEVIQDLASMVRELLIQFYKSTHYKPTRIIFYRDGVSEGQFRQVLYYELLAIREACISLEKEYQPGITYIVVQKRHHTRLFCADHTERVGRSGNIPAGTTVDTDITHPYEFDFYLCSHAGIQGTSRPSHYHVLWDDNCFTADEFQLLTYQLCHTYVRCTRSVSIPAPAYYAHLVAFRARYHLVDKEHDSAEGSHVSGQSNGREPQALAKAVQIHHDTLRTMYFA, from the exons GAGCCGTTGGGGGTGCGCCCCTGTTCTCCGTACCTCGGAGGCCAGGCTATGGCACCATGGGGAAGCCCATCAAGCTGCTGGCCAACTGTTTCCAGGTGGACATCCCCAAAATGGATGTCTACCTGTACGAGGTGGACATCAAGCCTGAAAAGTGCCCACGTCGTGTTAACAG GGAGGTGGTGAATTCCATGGTGCAGCACTTTAAGGTGACAATCTTTGGGGACAGAAGACCAGTCTATGATGGCAAGAAAAGCCTCTACACCGCCCAACCGTTACCAGTGGCCACAGCGGGG GTGGACTTGGATGTGACCTTGCCAGGTGAAGGTGGGAAGGACAGGCTGTTCAAAGTCACCATTAAGTTTGTGTCACTGGTCAGTTGGCATTTGCTGCATGAGGTCCTGACTGGGCGGAGCACACCTGATCCTCTGAACCTGGATAAGCCAATCAGCACCAATCCTGTACACGCTGTTGATGTTGTTATGCGCCATCTGCCTTCTATGAG GTACACTCCAGTGGGACGATCTTTTTTCTCATCCCCCGAGGGCTATGATCACCCACTGGGTGGGGGGAGGGAGGTGTGGTTTGGTTTCCACCAATCAGTGCGACCAGCTATGTGGAAGATGATGTTGAACATTGATG TGTCTGCTACTGCATTCTACAAAGCTCAGCCTGTGATTCAGTTCATGTGTGAGGTTTTGGATATCCACAACATCGATGAGCAGCCTCGACCTCTTACTGATTCCCATAGAGTCAAATTCACCAAAGAAATCAAAG GTCTAAAGGTGGAGGTCACCCACTGTGGCACCATGCGGAGGAAGTACAGGGTATGTAATGTTACTCGACGACCAGCAAGCCACCAGAC GTTTCCTTTACAGTTGGAAAATGGACACACCGTGGAGAGAACAGTGGCACAATACTTCAGGGAAAAGTACAACTTACAGCTCAAGTATCCCCATCTGCCCTGCCTGCAAGTGGGGCAGGAGCAGAAACACACATACCTGCCTTTGGAG GTGTGCAACATTGTGGCAGGCCAGCGctgcattaaaaaattaacagaCAACCAAACCTCCACCATGATCAAAGCCACAGCCCGCTCAGCACCGGACAGACAAGAGGAGATCAGCAGACTG GTGCGCAGTGCCAACTACAACTCGGACCCCTTTGTGCAGGAGTTCCAGTTCCGTGTGCGGGATGAGATGGCGGAGGTGACGGGTCGTGTCCTGCCCGCCCCTATGCTGCAATATGGCGGCAGG AATCGTACAGTGGCCACCCCAAGTCATGGTGTGTGGGATATGAGAGGCAAGCAGTTTCATACTGGTGTGGAGATCAAGATGTGGGCCATTGCTTGCTTTGCCACTCAGAGACAATGCAGAGAGGAAGTCCTCAA GGGCTTTACAGACCAGCTGCGGAAGATTTCTAAGGATGCAGGGATGCCCATACAGGGCCAGCCATGTTTTTGCAAATACGCTCAGGGAGCAGATAATGTGGAGCCCATGTTCCGCCACCTGAAAAACACCTATGCTGGCCTCCAGCTCATCATCGTCATATTGCCTGGGAAAACTCCTGTCTACG CGGAAGTGAAACGTGTTGGAGACACTCTTCTGGGAATGGCCACTCAGTGCGTTCAGGTGAAGAACGTGGTGAAAACCTCCCCTCAGACCCTCTCCAACCTCTGTCTCAAGATCAACGTCAAACTGGGTGGCATCAACAATATACTGGTACCCCATCAGCG CCCATCTGTGTTCCAGCAGCCTGTTATTTTTCTGGGAGCTGATGTCACTCATCCACCCGCAGGAGACAGCAAGAAACCCTCCATTGCAGct GTGGTGGGCAGCATGGACGCTCACCCCAGCAGGTACTGCGCTACCGTCCGTGTCCAGAGGCCCAGACAGGAGGTGATTCAGGACCTGGCATCCATGGTGCGAGAGCTGCTCATTCAGTTCTACAAGTCCACCCACTACAAACCCACCAGAATCATCTTTTACAGGGACGGTGTGTCTGAGGGACAGTTCAGACAG GTGCTGTACTACGAGTTGCTGGCAATACGTGAAGCTTGTATCAGCCTTGAGAAGGAATATCAACCGGGAATTACCTACATCGTCGTACAGAAACGTCACCACACTCGCCTCTTCTGCGCTGACCACACTGAGAGG gtGGGCCGCAGTGGTAATATACCAGCAGGTACCACAGTGGACACTGATATCACCCATCCTTATGAATTTGACTTTTATCTGTGCAGCCATGCTGGAATACAG GGTACAAGCCGACCATCACACTACCATGTGCTATGGGACGACAACTGCTTTACAGCCGATGAATTCCAGCTCTTGACCTACCAGCTATGCCACACATATGTACGCTGTACCCGCTCCGTTTCCATCCCTGCGCCTGCCTACTATGCCCACCTAGTGGCCTTTAGAGCCCGCTACCATTTAGTGGATAAAGAGCACGACAG TGCGGAAGGCAGCCATGTATCAGGCCAGAGTAATGGCCGAGAACCCCAGGCCCTGGCCAAAGCTGTGCAGATCCATCACGACACTCTGAGGACCATGTACTTTGCTTAG
- the LOC109111882 gene encoding sodium/hydrogen exchanger 3-like isoform X1, producing MASSVYLCLLRAVFLVCFVNPLIQGLSEDESVFQNPHHQQEENLTGLPIVTFKWHHVETPYLVIIWVFVAGLAKLSVVELNHHVISVVPESGLLIILGFILGGIVWGADRAQTFKLLPPTFFYYLLPQIILDASYFMPNKLFFSNLGAILIYAIFGTCWNAATVGLSLWGCYEAGVMGNLDIGLLQFLLFGSLIAAVDPVAVIAVFEEVHVNEVLFILVFGESLLNDGVTVVLYNVFDAFVALGGPRIDAAEIFKGICIKTLPLIHNDQHINIHLFNYQINLFRFPPLTVSFVVVAFGGSFLGIGFAILLSLLTRCTKHIQIIEAGFVFVVGYLAYLTAEMLSLSAILSITFCGICCQKYVNANMDEKSVTTVRHAMKLLANGSETMIFLFLGVTAIDTEIWVWNTGFILLTLLFVFIYRIIGTFLFTWMLNKFRLVPIEVIDQVVMSYGGLRGAVAYGLAALLDEDKIPEKNLMISTTLIVVYFTVILQGITMKPLVQWLKVKRAAHSDLKLIEKLNNRAFDHILAAVEDICGRIGDNWWTRGWNRFEENYISWLLMKPKARKNRDYLFSIFHKLNLEDAINYVSEGERQGSLAFSRSDEAANVDFKKQFGSEFADVMPNIMVDMSNYELGIEHFSVTSIVKDTIPSVSLDIHGQDRKNAMDDINAHHLLQQHLYRSRKHHRHKYSRSHFSINQNEDEVQEIFQRTMRSRLESFKSTKMGVNPAKKITKHHKKELTHKMPNGHPDGTGHLYGDEVDIAVGSETGAINSTFMRDTYTVGAGIENPVFLPDMDSPTHSPPWLMETEAVAPSQRAQRRLPWTPNRLRRLAPMRISTCSTDSFLMADVSLTLEEHEEHSQTDHVEMRPVFD from the exons ATGGCAAGCTCTGTTTATCTCTGCCTGTTGAGGGCAGTTTTCCTGGTGTGTTTTGTTAACCCTTTAATCCAAGGACTAAGTGAAGATGAAAGTGTGTTCCAGAATCCTCATCATCAACAGGAAGAGAATCTCACTGGGCTCccaattgttacatttaaatggcaTCATGTTGAGACCCCATACCTGGTGATAATTTGGGTATTTGTGGCTGGATTGGCAAAACTGTCAG TGGTTGAACTAAACCATCATGTCATCAGTGTGGTCCCAGAGAGTGGTCTGCTCATCAtcctgggctttattttgggaGGAATTGTCTGGGGAGCAGACAGGGCACAGACTTTTAAACTGCTTCCTCCCACTTTTTTCTACTACTTGTTGCCCCAGATCATCTTGGATGCAAGTTACTTTATGCCCAACAAGCTATTTTTCAGCAACCTGGGTGCCATTCTCATTTACGCCATCTTCGGAACGTGCTGGAATGCAGCTACAGTGGGCCTCTCGCTTTGGGGCTGCTATGAGGCTGGAGTGATGG GTAACTTGGACATTGGTCTCCTGCAGTTTCTATTGTTTGGCAGTTTAATCGCCGCGGTGGATCCGGTGGCCGTGATTGCTGTGTTTGAAGAAGTGCATGTGAATGAGGTGCTCTTTATCCTGGTGTTTGGAGAGTCGTTGCTCAATGATGGTGTCACAGTG GTGCTTTACAACGTGTTTGATGCTTTTGTTGCTCTTGGTGGCCCAAGGATTGACGCCGCAGAGATTTTTAAGGGCATATGTATAAAAACTCTACCACTCATACATAATGATCAACAtatcaatatacatttatttaactacCAGATTAATTTATTTCGCTTTCCACCTCTTACAGTTTCATTTGTTGTGGTGGCATTTGGAGGCTCGTTTCTCGGCATTGGGTTTGCCATCCTGCTGTCGTTGCTGACTAGGTGCACCAAACACATTCAGATCATCGAAGCCGGCTTTGTCTTTGTGGTGGGCTACCTGGCTTACCTGACAGCAGAAATGCTCTCCCTCTCTGCAATACTTTC AATCACTTTCTGCGGTATATGCTGTCAGAAATATGTGAACGCCAACATGGATGAGAAATCAGTCACAACGGTTCGTCATGCCATGAAGTTGCTTGCCAACGGCTCAGAAACCATGATCTTTTTATTCTTGGGTGTTACAGCCATTGATACAGAGATCTGGGTTTGGAACACAGGTTTCATCCTCCTCACCCTCCTCTTCGTCTTTATATACAGGATCATAG GTACTTTCTTGTTCACCTGGATGTTGAACAAGTTCAGATTGGTTCCCATCGAGGTCATTGACCAGGTTGTAATGAGCTACGGTGGCCTGCGGGGGGCAGTGGCGTATGGATTAGCAGCCCTGTTAGACGAAGACAAGATCCCAGAGAAGAATCTGATGATTAGTACCACGCTCATTGTGGTGTATTTCACTGTCATTCTTCAG GGAATCACAATGAAGCCATTGGTTCAGTGGCTCAAGGTCAAAAGAGCAGCTCATTCAGACTTAAAACTTATTGAGAAACTAAACAATAGG gcATTTGACCACATTCTAGCAGCAGTGGAGGACATTTGTGGACGTATAGGAGATAATTGGTGGACCAGAGG CTGGAACAGGTTTGAGGAAAATTATATCAGCTGGTTATTGATGAAACCTAAGGCCAGAAAGAACAGAGACTACCTATTTAGTATCTTCCACAAACTCAATCTGGAGGACGCTATTAACTACGTCAGTGAG GGTGAACGCCAAGGTTCTCTGGCCTTCAGTCGTAGTGATGAAGCAGCCAACGTAgatttcaaaaaacaatttggcTCAGAATTTGCAGATGTGATGCCTAATATAATGGTTGATATGTCAAATTACGAGCTTGGAATCGAACATTTTTCAGTAACCTCCATTGT AAAAGACACAATTCCCTCTGTATCCCTGGACATCCATGGGCAAGACAGGAAGAATGCGATGGATGACATCAATGCCCATCATCTTCTACagcagcacctgtacaggagcagAAAGCAT CACCGTCACAAATACAGTCGCAGTCACTTCAGCATCAACCAGAATGAGGACGAGGTGCAGGAGATCTTTCAGAGGACCATGAGGAGCCGCCTCGAGTCCTTCAAATCAACTAAGATGGGTGTCAATCCTGCCAAAAAGATCACAAAGCACCACAAGAAGGAGCTAACACATAAG atgccTAATGGACACCCAGATGGCACAGGCCACCTATACGGAGATGAag TTGACATTGCTGTGGGGAGCGAGACTGGTGCTATCAATAGCACTTTCATGAGAGACACGTATACAGTGGGAG CTGGCATAGAGAATCCCGTATTCTTGCCAGATATGGACAGTCCCACTCACAGCCCTCCTTGGCTAATGGAGACGGAGGCTGTCGCACCTTCCCAGAGGGCCCAGCGGCGCCTGCCCTGGACACCCAACAGACTCCGGCGTCTTGCACCCATGAGGATCAGCACCTGCTCCACAGACTCCTTCCTCATGGCTGATGTTTCTTTAACTCTGGAAGAACATGAGGAACATTCTCAAACAGACCATGTAGAAAT GCGACCAGTCTTTGACTAA
- the LOC109111882 gene encoding sodium/hydrogen exchanger 3-like isoform X2: protein MASSVYLCLLRAVFLVCFVNPLIQGLSEDESVFQNPHHQQEENLTGLPIVTFKWHHVETPYLVIIWVFVAGLAKLSVVELNHHVISVVPESGLLIILGFILGGIVWGADRAQTFKLLPPTFFYYLLPQIILDASYFMPNKLFFSNLGAILIYAIFGTCWNAATVGLSLWGCYEAGVMGNLDIGLLQFLLFGSLIAAVDPVAVIAVFEEVHVNEVLFILVFGESLLNDGVTVVLYNVFDAFVALGGPRIDAAEIFKGIFSFVVVAFGGSFLGIGFAILLSLLTRCTKHIQIIEAGFVFVVGYLAYLTAEMLSLSAILSITFCGICCQKYVNANMDEKSVTTVRHAMKLLANGSETMIFLFLGVTAIDTEIWVWNTGFILLTLLFVFIYRIIGTFLFTWMLNKFRLVPIEVIDQVVMSYGGLRGAVAYGLAALLDEDKIPEKNLMISTTLIVVYFTVILQGITMKPLVQWLKVKRAAHSDLKLIEKLNNRAFDHILAAVEDICGRIGDNWWTRGWNRFEENYISWLLMKPKARKNRDYLFSIFHKLNLEDAINYVSEGERQGSLAFSRSDEAANVDFKKQFGSEFADVMPNIMVDMSNYELGIEHFSVTSIVKDTIPSVSLDIHGQDRKNAMDDINAHHLLQQHLYRSRKHHRHKYSRSHFSINQNEDEVQEIFQRTMRSRLESFKSTKMGVNPAKKITKHHKKELTHKMPNGHPDGTGHLYGDEVDIAVGSETGAINSTFMRDTYTVGAGIENPVFLPDMDSPTHSPPWLMETEAVAPSQRAQRRLPWTPNRLRRLAPMRISTCSTDSFLMADVSLTLEEHEEHSQTDHVEMRPVFD, encoded by the exons ATGGCAAGCTCTGTTTATCTCTGCCTGTTGAGGGCAGTTTTCCTGGTGTGTTTTGTTAACCCTTTAATCCAAGGACTAAGTGAAGATGAAAGTGTGTTCCAGAATCCTCATCATCAACAGGAAGAGAATCTCACTGGGCTCccaattgttacatttaaatggcaTCATGTTGAGACCCCATACCTGGTGATAATTTGGGTATTTGTGGCTGGATTGGCAAAACTGTCAG TGGTTGAACTAAACCATCATGTCATCAGTGTGGTCCCAGAGAGTGGTCTGCTCATCAtcctgggctttattttgggaGGAATTGTCTGGGGAGCAGACAGGGCACAGACTTTTAAACTGCTTCCTCCCACTTTTTTCTACTACTTGTTGCCCCAGATCATCTTGGATGCAAGTTACTTTATGCCCAACAAGCTATTTTTCAGCAACCTGGGTGCCATTCTCATTTACGCCATCTTCGGAACGTGCTGGAATGCAGCTACAGTGGGCCTCTCGCTTTGGGGCTGCTATGAGGCTGGAGTGATGG GTAACTTGGACATTGGTCTCCTGCAGTTTCTATTGTTTGGCAGTTTAATCGCCGCGGTGGATCCGGTGGCCGTGATTGCTGTGTTTGAAGAAGTGCATGTGAATGAGGTGCTCTTTATCCTGGTGTTTGGAGAGTCGTTGCTCAATGATGGTGTCACAGTG GTGCTTTACAACGTGTTTGATGCTTTTGTTGCTCTTGGTGGCCCAAGGATTGACGCCGCAGAGATTTTTAAGGGCATAT TTTCATTTGTTGTGGTGGCATTTGGAGGCTCGTTTCTCGGCATTGGGTTTGCCATCCTGCTGTCGTTGCTGACTAGGTGCACCAAACACATTCAGATCATCGAAGCCGGCTTTGTCTTTGTGGTGGGCTACCTGGCTTACCTGACAGCAGAAATGCTCTCCCTCTCTGCAATACTTTC AATCACTTTCTGCGGTATATGCTGTCAGAAATATGTGAACGCCAACATGGATGAGAAATCAGTCACAACGGTTCGTCATGCCATGAAGTTGCTTGCCAACGGCTCAGAAACCATGATCTTTTTATTCTTGGGTGTTACAGCCATTGATACAGAGATCTGGGTTTGGAACACAGGTTTCATCCTCCTCACCCTCCTCTTCGTCTTTATATACAGGATCATAG GTACTTTCTTGTTCACCTGGATGTTGAACAAGTTCAGATTGGTTCCCATCGAGGTCATTGACCAGGTTGTAATGAGCTACGGTGGCCTGCGGGGGGCAGTGGCGTATGGATTAGCAGCCCTGTTAGACGAAGACAAGATCCCAGAGAAGAATCTGATGATTAGTACCACGCTCATTGTGGTGTATTTCACTGTCATTCTTCAG GGAATCACAATGAAGCCATTGGTTCAGTGGCTCAAGGTCAAAAGAGCAGCTCATTCAGACTTAAAACTTATTGAGAAACTAAACAATAGG gcATTTGACCACATTCTAGCAGCAGTGGAGGACATTTGTGGACGTATAGGAGATAATTGGTGGACCAGAGG CTGGAACAGGTTTGAGGAAAATTATATCAGCTGGTTATTGATGAAACCTAAGGCCAGAAAGAACAGAGACTACCTATTTAGTATCTTCCACAAACTCAATCTGGAGGACGCTATTAACTACGTCAGTGAG GGTGAACGCCAAGGTTCTCTGGCCTTCAGTCGTAGTGATGAAGCAGCCAACGTAgatttcaaaaaacaatttggcTCAGAATTTGCAGATGTGATGCCTAATATAATGGTTGATATGTCAAATTACGAGCTTGGAATCGAACATTTTTCAGTAACCTCCATTGT AAAAGACACAATTCCCTCTGTATCCCTGGACATCCATGGGCAAGACAGGAAGAATGCGATGGATGACATCAATGCCCATCATCTTCTACagcagcacctgtacaggagcagAAAGCAT CACCGTCACAAATACAGTCGCAGTCACTTCAGCATCAACCAGAATGAGGACGAGGTGCAGGAGATCTTTCAGAGGACCATGAGGAGCCGCCTCGAGTCCTTCAAATCAACTAAGATGGGTGTCAATCCTGCCAAAAAGATCACAAAGCACCACAAGAAGGAGCTAACACATAAG atgccTAATGGACACCCAGATGGCACAGGCCACCTATACGGAGATGAag TTGACATTGCTGTGGGGAGCGAGACTGGTGCTATCAATAGCACTTTCATGAGAGACACGTATACAGTGGGAG CTGGCATAGAGAATCCCGTATTCTTGCCAGATATGGACAGTCCCACTCACAGCCCTCCTTGGCTAATGGAGACGGAGGCTGTCGCACCTTCCCAGAGGGCCCAGCGGCGCCTGCCCTGGACACCCAACAGACTCCGGCGTCTTGCACCCATGAGGATCAGCACCTGCTCCACAGACTCCTTCCTCATGGCTGATGTTTCTTTAACTCTGGAAGAACATGAGGAACATTCTCAAACAGACCATGTAGAAAT GCGACCAGTCTTTGACTAA